GAAGTTCCACTGTAATACTATAAGTTAAGAAGAAATTCACAATAATAATTTAGTCCTGTAAAAAGTACTAACCTGTTCTGCTAAAAGTTTTGCCAAGTAAGGATCACTGGACTGTAATTTGTTCAGCTGTTTGATCAAAGAGTGACTGAAAATACAAAAGTACATTAGTTTCAACTTggaaaaatgtttaattataagcAGGACAAAATCTTAAATGCACTTACATAGAGATCTATTCGCCTTTTAGAGCATTTGCAACATTCTTCTCAATCTTCATTCTATATCTTTAAATTCATATAGTCCCTGGCTGATTCCTTGTATTTACTAGGATTTGATTACGTGAAAACCTTCGACACTTTAAGCATTTTGCTCACACCATGCAAATCTGTGATATCAGTATCTTAAGACTTACATTTTAGCGGCAAATAATTAATTTGCCAAAACAATGTAGAAAACTTGTGATGATGAAGTTTTGCCTGTACCTGCAGATCAAACACTCAAGTTACGTTCCTTTAAACCCTGTTCCTATTTTCCAATGGCAGAGCTAAATGAAAATTCTGCAAAGTTTAACTTTCAGACTTAAAATGTAGATGGATACTGCCTAAATCATGATTTTCAAAAGAAATGGAAAGTTAGAggacaaaagtcataaaaaattgtatttttgctGTACTGTATAAGTACACTTTAATATCTCTTTTTACATAAACCTTTGTCTTACTTACAGATTATGCAGAATTTCTATACAGTTTTCAActtaatttgtaacttttttaattgTACGTTTGCTTGACCAGTGATCACAATTTCTTTGGAACAGTGAAAAATTTTGGGGTACAAACTAATTCTAATCGTTTTTACTTTTAACTAAAATGTTGGAAGGAATTtctgtcttttttcttttcagggCTAGCAGATCCCATTTTGAGTGCAACAAGGGAGACTACAAATATAATATTTGAGCGACTGTTTTCGAGTGTCAACTCCATAACATGTAGGGCTGCAGACCACCAAAATAACCAATTATAGAATAACCGATAATTACTAGGGTCACACTTTAATAGTTCCACACAGATATGCAGTATAAACGATTCTCAGTCAGAGTTTTCTTCCCTTTAAAATACTCCCTAATCTCCTCGATGCAACAAAATGCGACTTTCTTTCCCAAATCTGAAAGGGTATTTTTTGCATACACTCTATGCTGTGGCTTTGTCTTAAATGCGTactattttatttcaatgcatACTTTGATATAATTACACAATAATCACTATCACAGCTGACTGTTACAAAAGTTATCTGTATACATATGCAATCTTATTTGTTAAGTAGATGGAAGCAAATATGCCTCAGTCAGCTCAACTTCTTAGATTCGAGTCACATGTTTTCAAGTTGCTCTTACCTAGGGTTAATCTCAAGTGTTGGCTGAAGAATTCGGAATCTTTCTTCTGGCGACTGGTCAGCAATCGTTGTACGTAGAAAATGTCTGGCAGCACCCATTTCCTTAACAGTAATTACACATGGGTGATTAGATAATCTTTTGGTgatctgaaataaacaaaaaaatacaagtttgaaaTTTTTCTGGTTTCCACTTATTACAGAAACACTTGTGTTGTCTGTATAACAGATAGAAATGCCTCTATTGTGTTAGTCATgcagtaaaaatatgaaataaaagatgacAACTTTAACTGTACTAAATTACCATACTTATTAAGTACCTATAAATGTTTCAGATTATTTGTATTTTACTGAGACTGTAATCTGATTGGAAATGTGTCACTTAGAAATGATAACTTTTTATGTTGTAACATAAGAAAGTGGCCACAGGAAGAGCGACAAAAATAATTTGGGGTTGAATGATGAAGTTATCCCTGGTGACCTTGACATATCGGTTCTTTTAACCAAAAACTGTCTCCCCTCACAATGAAACGTCCCCTTGTCCCCATGTGAAGTCTGATACGGGCAgtagttaaaaagttaaaatcaaaCAGACATTTccgtaaaaaaactttaaccccaTTGTTAATACAACATCTGACCCATATGACCTCGATCTTAAAATGAAGTATCTGAGCCTAAACCAAAATATATCTACCCTTGACCAAGGTCAATCTGGTGGCATGTCATTATAAAGGAAACAGTAAGACACAAACCTTGACCTCCTGTACTCTGTTAGTTAGTGTTGACTTTAACCAATTCATCAATGTCTCAGCTTCCTCCTGCTTTAAACTGTTCTCATCtgtaaacataaaacatgttaaagcTACACAAGtggtacaaattaaacaaagataTTGCAGATATTACAAGTTTagtaaaaaaattacaagaaaatgttttctttttttttttctttttcaattataGAACTAGTATCACAATACCGAAAGCATATCATTAATAATTCCCCACATCAAACTGAATTAAaggaaaaatgacattaaatgtgTTATATTTTGTAAAGCATGTCATAGAAAATATTGCCCTTGCTGTTTGTGGATCAAATTTGTGATCTCCGAACTGGTAATCAGATATCTTCCACAAGTAGCTGACAAACTTTAACACACAAAGCAGAGACCAAAGACAAAAGACCATTGAGAGAAAGTTTTTATAATACAGTTTTTATGAGCATATTATCTGATACAAATCAAGGTATCAAAGACTCATAACTAGGTGAAAACACAGCTTTTTCTATTCAGCTTAGACATTTTACCTTTTTCATCAACAGTGTTGGTGTTGTCTTCCTTGTCTTCCACTAATTCATTCTCAATAGATTTCAAAGTTTTCTTCTCAAACTGTCCGAGATTCATCAGTACCAATTCATCATATGGTTCATACAAAAACAGAACTTCAGCATCTTTCTTCCGCAATGCTTCCAGGTATGGGGATCCTTCAGCAATTTCCCGACTGAAAAGAGAAATATTGGTTGTTACAAAAGTTCATAAACAATCAATCTAACAAAGCCAATCTGCAAAATCCACTCACATCTCTGATAGATGATCAGTTGGTTAGGTTTAATGTCAAAACAACATGAAAGTGCTTAATAGCAGACATTCAAAATTaagtattttgtttcatttttactggGTGAGAGTTacatttgttggttttaacgtcacgccgacacaataataggtcatatagagactttccagctttgatggcgaaggaagacccaaggtgcccctccatgcattatttcattatgggcaggcacctgggcagaaccaccgaccttctgcaagccagctggatggcttcctcacatgaagaattcaacaccccaagtgaggctcgaactcacatcggtgaggggcaagtgatttgaagtcagtaaccttaaccactcggccacagagggcCCTGGTGACAGTTTCAATGACACAATTTAGATTATACTGCATCTTTCCAGCTTTATATGCTGGAGGAAAACCCAAAGTACCCCTTTTTGGCACATTTTTTGTCATGGGCAGGCACCTAGGTACCGAACTTTCATAAACCAgatggattgcttcctcacatgacagaATTCAACAGACCAAGCATGTTTTTGAGCCCACAGTGAcaaggggcaagtgatctgaagtcagcaaccttagcTACTTGGCCACAAAggcaacataaaacaaataattatacaaataaaattttcataatattctCCTTCTTTTCAAAAAGTCTGTTTTCTTAGTTGTGGTGCACATTCTCATTGATGTATTTGTATGACAGGGTTGAACACTGTTTTTCAAGTGTTTCAGCTATTCAACTCTGTTTTAAAACCAAACCAGTGCTTATGAATTCTATACTAGAACTTAATTCTTCTCCACAAGTAACCAAAAACTTTGACACAAACATAAAACGGAAGTGAAGGTGAAATGACTTCCCATTCAACAGCATCTGTCATCAGCATCTGTCAAACTATCACAGCCAGTTTGCAACATTGACAAAAACATGAAATCGGTGCAGATATCTGACTCAGTTTGCATCCAGTTCATACCTAGACCATAATACATGTATCTGCAAAACTTGTAGCCACCACATTTAAATCAGAATTTAACTGaaatatactgtgaaatattACCATACCTTGGAGCTGACAAGtagaatatatttctttttcctgCCTTCATTCTGCTGCAATAATCTTCAATACTGGTTTTCTCCCCTGCTGGAAGTTTGGACGACTCAAACCTAAGAAGCTTTGCGATGCCTTCCTGCCATAACAAGAAACAAGATATATGTGTTTGTTTGATCTAACAGATTCTATTTTacatcagtatttcagttatgcaaatGTATGAAGTTAACCTAATCAATGTTCCCTGATTCTGTAACAGTAACAACTTGTTCCCCACAAGTACACTTTAccaaagtttccactatatacatatagggaaaagtgaccacgctctctAGTGggcatgtttttgacaaatcaaaataatttgaatgacCTTTGCAGAAGGTCTCTCAAAGACCATATGCATGgaactattttaaaatctggccagcagtttcatacatgaaattttatatatagggaaaagtgaccttagccctctggcggccatgtttttttttgttttttttgataaatcaaaataattcaaagaatCTTGGTAGAAGGACACACAAGGACCagttgtgtgaaatcattttaaaatcaggccaacAGTTTCATACAGGAAGATTTTTATGTTtccaatacatatatatatatatatagggaaaagtgacacctggctgccattttttttttttgacatattagattaatttgaacaatcttggtagaagattACATAAAGACcatttctgtcaaattatttcaaaatcagaccagcggtttaggaggagatgtcgtttgaagattttactatttttaactctggcggcccctatgtgcaatcaAGCGGAACCGTTGGAATaactttggtagaagaccattCAAGGTACATCAAGGCCAAAGTTCaccaaaatccattcagtggttttggaccAGATCTTGTTTAAAGAGATTGTTGACAACTGACGCACCCTCATACGCAAGACGAATTACGAACACAGCATGATCATAACAGCTCATTTTGAGCTCttcgtgttcaggtgagctaaaaagaacacCACAAGGAGAAACATTTCACTGAGTGCACATGTATATAATGATACAGGTAACATAACCTTTGTAAAAGCATGTTTTTTACTACCTTGGGATAACTACTTATCTGTCTTAGTACTTACAAACAGCTTGGAAAACT
This window of the Mercenaria mercenaria strain notata chromosome 5, MADL_Memer_1, whole genome shotgun sequence genome carries:
- the LOC128556899 gene encoding heat shock protein 75 kDa, mitochondrial-like; amino-acid sequence: MHEEFYRLIANTYDRPRYSLHYKTDAPLNIRAIFYVPQYKPSLFDMSRETEVSLQLYSRKVMIMSKSNTILPKWLRFMKGVVDSEDIPLNLSRELLQDSGLIRKLNQVLTNRLIKFFQDKAKKDPVEYHAFYEDYGLFFREGIVTSPEQDTREGIAKLLRFESSKLPAGEKTSIEDYCSRMKAGKRNIFYLSAPSREIAEGSPYLEALRKKDAEVLFLYEPYDELVLMNLGQFEKKTLKSIENELVEDKEDNTNTVDEKDENSLKQEEAETLMNWLKSTLTNRVQEVKITKRLSNHPCVITVKEMGAARHFLRTTIADQSPEERFRILQPTLEINPSHSLIKQLNKLQSSDPYLAKLLAEQLYDNAMVTAGLLDDPRSMVSRLNQLLEKALEKV